A region from the Lentimonas sp. CC4 genome encodes:
- a CDS encoding MarR family transcriptional regulator: MEFIAQWGTLGSSWGINRTMAQIHALLMIAVEPLHTNEVMDELKVSRGNANANLRDLVGWGLVRRVTYPGDRKEYFEAEKDVWTIFCTVARERKRREIDPVLKLLQDSSSQSLNKNDAAQKLFAEQLSDLADFVGTADQVLGKVARSEKSKVMPFLLKKFI; the protein is encoded by the coding sequence ATGGAATTTATCGCACAGTGGGGCACACTGGGCAGTAGTTGGGGGATCAATCGCACGATGGCGCAGATCCATGCCTTGCTAATGATCGCAGTGGAGCCCTTGCACACCAATGAGGTGATGGACGAGTTGAAGGTGAGCCGTGGCAATGCCAATGCGAATTTGCGAGACTTGGTAGGTTGGGGGCTCGTGCGCCGTGTGACCTATCCCGGTGACCGCAAAGAATACTTTGAAGCGGAGAAGGATGTGTGGACGATTTTCTGCACCGTGGCTCGCGAGCGTAAACGTCGTGAGATCGATCCGGTGCTGAAGCTGCTACAGGACTCGTCCTCGCAGTCACTCAATAAGAACGACGCCGCACAGAAGCTGTTCGCCGAGCAGCTCTCGGATCTAGCCGATTTTGTCGGCACTGCGGATCAGGTGCTTGGTAAGGTCGCTCGCTCAGAGAAGAGCAAGGTCATGCCATTTTTACTCAAAAAATTTATATGA
- a CDS encoding DUF493 family protein, with protein MTDTADQKSIESFRSSLDANYEWPCLFPFKFIVPKDKTEEVLALFDVEPIRAKESSSGRFTAYTMEIQVASSDEVLEVYERVAKVPNVISL; from the coding sequence ATGACAGACACTGCTGACCAAAAATCGATCGAATCCTTTCGCTCCTCGTTGGACGCCAACTACGAATGGCCCTGCCTCTTTCCGTTTAAATTTATTGTGCCTAAGGACAAAACAGAAGAGGTGCTCGCACTCTTCGATGTGGAACCGATCCGCGCGAAAGAGTCTTCTAGTGGTCGGTTCACGGCCTACACCATGGAAATCCAGGTGGCATCGAGCGACGAAGTGCTCGAAGTCTACGAGCGTGTAGCAAAGGTCCCGAACGTAATATCACTGTAA
- the msrA gene encoding peptide-methionine (S)-S-oxide reductase MsrA yields MLQKTLPRLIQAGCLCFASALSLIACAEKAAPTTNDTTMTDSDPSSFEIATFGAGCFWCVEAVFENLDGVQDVESGYMGGEVKDPTYREVCTGTTGHAEITQITFDPAVISYETLLDWLWRSHNPTTLNQQGADKGTQYRSAIFYHSEAQREIAEASKAAAQKAFDRPIVTEITEASDYYPAEDYHQDYYRLNKAAPYCQMVIRPKLKKLDLE; encoded by the coding sequence ATGCTCCAGAAAACATTGCCCCGTCTCATCCAAGCCGGATGCCTCTGCTTCGCCAGCGCACTTAGCTTAATTGCTTGCGCTGAAAAAGCCGCTCCCACCACGAACGACACAACTATGACAGATTCAGATCCCTCCTCTTTTGAAATCGCCACTTTTGGGGCAGGTTGCTTCTGGTGTGTCGAAGCGGTATTTGAAAACCTCGACGGTGTGCAGGATGTCGAATCCGGCTACATGGGTGGCGAGGTCAAAGATCCCACCTACCGCGAAGTCTGCACCGGCACCACGGGGCACGCGGAGATCACTCAAATCACTTTTGATCCAGCGGTCATTTCCTATGAGACATTGCTCGACTGGCTCTGGCGCTCACATAACCCGACGACTTTGAATCAGCAAGGCGCGGACAAAGGCACGCAATATCGCTCTGCTATTTTCTACCACAGCGAGGCTCAACGTGAAATCGCCGAGGCATCGAAAGCTGCAGCCCAAAAGGCCTTTGATCGCCCAATAGTGACCGAGATCACTGAGGCCTCGGACTACTACCCTGCCGAAGACTATCATCAGGATTACTACCGCTTAAATAAGGCCGCACCGTATTGCCAAATGGTGATCCGCCCAAAGTTAAAGAAGCTCGACCTTGAATAA